In the genome of Trueperaceae bacterium, one region contains:
- the pgeF gene encoding peptidoglycan editing factor PgeF, with protein MTAAVPYLTLPGFTAPHGFTTRQGGVSEGPYASLNLGLSSGDDRARVEANRDLLLGALGVRREQVCGYHQVHGARVMVAMPGWFEERADASVSDDPDHLLVVSAADCYPVLLHDPVTGAAGAAHCGWRGALRRLPALVVAAMAREYGSDPGDLRVAIGQGVGGRCYQVERSVGEEFLAAGFPAAVVADGEPPDDLADLSPGGDRVLLDVHAAVLHALAEAGVRPEHVGSLGRCTHCEPDVFFSHRRDRGQTGRMWGFVRPTAGGR; from the coding sequence ATGACCGCCGCGGTCCCCTACCTCACGCTGCCTGGCTTCACCGCCCCGCACGGCTTCACGACGCGTCAGGGCGGCGTGAGCGAGGGGCCGTACGCGTCGCTGAACCTCGGCCTCTCCTCGGGCGACGACCGCGCCAGGGTCGAGGCGAACCGCGACCTGCTGCTGGGCGCGCTGGGCGTGCGCCGCGAGCAGGTGTGCGGCTACCACCAGGTGCACGGCGCGCGCGTGATGGTGGCCATGCCCGGCTGGTTCGAGGAGCGGGCCGACGCCTCCGTGAGCGACGACCCCGACCACCTGCTGGTGGTCAGCGCCGCCGACTGCTACCCCGTGCTCCTCCACGACCCCGTCACCGGCGCGGCCGGCGCCGCCCACTGCGGCTGGCGCGGGGCGCTGCGGCGCCTGCCCGCCCTCGTCGTAGCGGCCATGGCGCGCGAGTACGGCAGCGACCCCGGCGACCTGCGCGTGGCCATCGGCCAGGGCGTGGGCGGGCGCTGCTACCAGGTCGAAAGGTCGGTGGGGGAGGAGTTCCTGGCGGCGGGGTTCCCGGCCGCGGTCGTCGCGGACGGGGAGCCGCCCGACGACCTGGCCGACCTCTCGCCGGGCGGCGACCGCGTGCTGCTCGACGTCCACGCCGCGGTCCTGCACGCGCTCGCCGAGGCCGGCGTGAGGCCGGAGCACGTGGGGTCGCTGGGGCGCTGCACGCACTGCGAGCCCGACGTCTTCTTCTCGCACCGACGCGACCGGGGCCAGACCGGGCGCATGTGGGGCTTCGTGAGGCCCACGGCCGGCGGGCGCTGA